The following are from one region of the Sorghum bicolor cultivar BTx623 chromosome 2, Sorghum_bicolor_NCBIv3, whole genome shotgun sequence genome:
- the LOC8062018 gene encoding uncharacterized protein LOC8062018 isoform X2, giving the protein MAREDQAASQSEGQKNEPQSTTEYQLKKYLLLLATLVATVTYAAGLNLPGGVWQDTLQGHTVGDPILPDTQHRRYLVFYYCNATAFTASLVVCLLVLALDKKSKGPVAVLLRLVMLLDLLALMGAYAAGSCRDRFTTIYSLLLMSSVFAYIMPALVAFAISKLAANSNGNNNTSSSSSADSRREEMHETLMLLTTFAVAVTYVAGLNPPGGFWGNTVHGGVALPQPHRVSHPVLKDHHPRRYQAFFVCNTTAFVVSLIIIMLLMDKKLTKEVSTRFVTLYVLVVVALLGLVGAYVAGSSRERDNTAYVIGLGIAVLACILLQLSLKIEMRQAKAIRALFDAAKERIQRLFVDDHSRRGTQDAQEETRTTSLVTAKSRELVMLLATLAASITYQAGLDPPGGLWQDDRHGHKTGESVLLTTHPGRYMVFFYSNSAAFVASLVVIMMVQSTFLLQRHTLEAALILDLFGLICAYAAGSCRDVSTSVYVVALAGVVLVYVVIHIIFFTLDQKADNDKPEEMNNKREVLLLLAILVATLTYQAGLTPPGGFWPATFADKSGRHHAGYPVLHDTYPKRYNAFFYCNAASFMTSVALILLLVNPALYKVGIRCYALYVCMVAGMFGLVGAYTAGSSRRLRTSIYVLVLAIGLFVFVTVQVFIYWRRWKCRRREVDVQICGDRSRDHHQQRPYTSTSGEGGGTGTSSTDDKQKSLREYLMLLGILAASVTYQTGLKPPGGLCVGA; this is encoded by the exons ATGGCGAGAGAGGACCAAGCAGCATCCCAGTCAGAGGGACAGAAAAACGAGCCACAATCGACGACGGAGTACCAGCTGAAGAAgtacctgctgctgctggccaCCCTGGTGGCGACGGTGACGTACGCCGCGGGGCTGAACCTGCCGGGGGGCGTGTGGCAGGACACGCTGCAGGGGCACACCGTGGGCGACCCCATCCTCCCGGACACCCAGCACCGGCGCTACCTGGTGTTCTACTACTGCAACGCCACGGCGTTCACGGCGTCGCTCGTGGTGTGCCTCCTCGTCCTCGCCCTGGACAAGAAGAGCAAGGGCCCTGTCGCCGTGCTGCTGCGCCTCGTCATGCTGCTCGACCTGCTCGCTCTCATGGGAGCCTACGCCGCCGGGAGCTGCAGGGACaggttcaccaccatctactcCCTGCTGCTCATGTCCTCCGTCTTTGCCTACATCATGCCTGCCCTCGTCGCCTTTGCCATCTCGAAACTGGCCGCCAACAGCAACGGCAACAAcaacaccagcagcagcagcagcgccgaCAGCAGGCGTGAAGAAATGCACGAGACCCTGATGCTCCTGACCACCTTCGCGGTGGCCGTGACGTACGTGGCCGGGCTGAACCCGCCGGGTGGCTTCTGGGGAAACACCGTGCACGGTGGCGTCGCTCTCCCTCAGCCTCACCGCGTGAGCCACCCGGTTCTCAAGGACCACCACCCCAGGCGGTACCAGGCCTTCTTCGTCTGCAACACCACCGCGTTTGTCGTCTcactcatcatcatcatgctGCTCATGGACAAGAAGCTCACCAAGGAAGTCTCCACGCGCTTTGTCACTCTCTACGTGCTCGTCGTCGTAGCGCTCCTGGGCCTTGTGGGGGCCTACGTTGCTGGCAGCTCCAGGGAGCGTGACAATACCGCCTACGTCATTGGCCTCGGCATCGCGGTTCTTGCATGCATCCTCCTGCAGCTGTCTTTAAAGATTGAAATGAGGCAAGCAAAAGCGATCCGAGCACTGTTTGATGCCGCTAAAGAACGCATACAACGGCTATTCGTCGACGACCACAGCAG GCGTGGCACACAAGACGCCCAAGAAGAAACGAGAACGACATCATTAGTGACGGCCAAGTCCCGTGAGCTTGTAATGCTGTTGGCAACTCTTGCCGCCAGCATCACGTACCAGGCCGGACTAGATCCACCGGGTGGCCTCTGGCAAGACGACCGACACGGGCACAAGACCGGCGAGTCGGTGCTCCTCACAACGCACCCTGGACGCTACATGGTGTTCTTCTACAGCAACTCGGCAGCTTTCGTGGCGTCCTTGGTCGTCATCATGATGGTCCAAAGTACGTTCCTGCTCCAGCGCCACACGCTGGAGGCAGCCTTGATACTGGACCTGTTCGGCCTCATATGCGCGTACGCCGCAGGGAGCTGCAGGGACGTAAGCACCTCCGTCTATGTCGTCGCCCTGGCAGGTGTCGTCCTCGTCTACGTGGTCATCCACATCATCTTCTTCACACTGGACCAAAAAGCAGACAACGACAAGCCTGAAGAAATGAACAACAAGCGTgaagtgctgctgctgcttgcaatcctagtggcGACACTGACCTACCAGGCTGGGCTGACGCCGCCTGGAGGCTTCTGGCCAGCAACCTTCGCCGACAAGTCCGGCCGCCACCACGCGGGCTACCCGGTCCTCCATGACACCTACCCTAAGCGTTACAACGCTTTCTTCTACTGCAACGCGGCGAGCTTCATGACATCTGTAGCCCTCATCCTGCTGCTGGTGAACCCGGCCCTGTACAAGGTTGGCATACGATGCTATGCGCTCTACGTGTGCATGGTGGCGGGCATGTTTGGCCTCGTGGGTGCCTACACCGCCGGGAGCTCCCGGCGTCTGCGCACCTCCATCTATGTCCTGGTGCTGGCTATTGGGCTTTTCGTGTTTGTCACCGTGCAGGTATTCATTTACTGGAGGAGATGGAAGTGCAGACGCCGAGAAGTAGATGTGCAAATCTGTGGCGACAGATCTAGAGATCATCATCAACAACGACCTTATACTTCTACTAGTGGAGAGGGAGGAGGCACTGGAACCAGCAGCACCGACGACAAGCAAAAGAGCCTGCGTGAGTACTTGATGCTGCTGGGAATCCTCGCTGCAAGTGTAACATACCAGACAGGCCTGAAACCGCCGGGTGGACTATGTGTTGGAGCCTGA
- the LOC8062018 gene encoding uncharacterized protein LOC8062018 isoform X1 has protein sequence MAREDQAASQSEGQKNEPQSTTEYQLKKYLLLLATLVATVTYAAGLNLPGGVWQDTLQGHTVGDPILPDTQHRRYLVFYYCNATAFTASLVVCLLVLALDKKSKGPVAVLLRLVMLLDLLALMGAYAAGSCRDRFTTIYSLLLMSSVFAYIMPALVAFAISKLAANSNGNNNTSSSSSADSRREEMHETLMLLTTFAVAVTYVAGLNPPGGFWGNTVHGGVALPQPHRVSHPVLKDHHPRRYQAFFVCNTTAFVVSLIIIMLLMDKKLTKEVSTRFVTLYVLVVVALLGLVGAYVAGSSRERDNTAYVIGLGIAVLACILLQLSLKIEMRQAKAIRALFDAAKERIQRLFVDDHSSRRGTQDAQEETRTTSLVTAKSRELVMLLATLAASITYQAGLDPPGGLWQDDRHGHKTGESVLLTTHPGRYMVFFYSNSAAFVASLVVIMMVQSTFLLQRHTLEAALILDLFGLICAYAAGSCRDVSTSVYVVALAGVVLVYVVIHIIFFTLDQKADNDKPEEMNNKREVLLLLAILVATLTYQAGLTPPGGFWPATFADKSGRHHAGYPVLHDTYPKRYNAFFYCNAASFMTSVALILLLVNPALYKVGIRCYALYVCMVAGMFGLVGAYTAGSSRRLRTSIYVLVLAIGLFVFVTVQVFIYWRRWKCRRREVDVQICGDRSRDHHQQRPYTSTSGEGGGTGTSSTDDKQKSLREYLMLLGILAASVTYQTGLKPPGGLCVGA, from the exons ATGGCGAGAGAGGACCAAGCAGCATCCCAGTCAGAGGGACAGAAAAACGAGCCACAATCGACGACGGAGTACCAGCTGAAGAAgtacctgctgctgctggccaCCCTGGTGGCGACGGTGACGTACGCCGCGGGGCTGAACCTGCCGGGGGGCGTGTGGCAGGACACGCTGCAGGGGCACACCGTGGGCGACCCCATCCTCCCGGACACCCAGCACCGGCGCTACCTGGTGTTCTACTACTGCAACGCCACGGCGTTCACGGCGTCGCTCGTGGTGTGCCTCCTCGTCCTCGCCCTGGACAAGAAGAGCAAGGGCCCTGTCGCCGTGCTGCTGCGCCTCGTCATGCTGCTCGACCTGCTCGCTCTCATGGGAGCCTACGCCGCCGGGAGCTGCAGGGACaggttcaccaccatctactcCCTGCTGCTCATGTCCTCCGTCTTTGCCTACATCATGCCTGCCCTCGTCGCCTTTGCCATCTCGAAACTGGCCGCCAACAGCAACGGCAACAAcaacaccagcagcagcagcagcgccgaCAGCAGGCGTGAAGAAATGCACGAGACCCTGATGCTCCTGACCACCTTCGCGGTGGCCGTGACGTACGTGGCCGGGCTGAACCCGCCGGGTGGCTTCTGGGGAAACACCGTGCACGGTGGCGTCGCTCTCCCTCAGCCTCACCGCGTGAGCCACCCGGTTCTCAAGGACCACCACCCCAGGCGGTACCAGGCCTTCTTCGTCTGCAACACCACCGCGTTTGTCGTCTcactcatcatcatcatgctGCTCATGGACAAGAAGCTCACCAAGGAAGTCTCCACGCGCTTTGTCACTCTCTACGTGCTCGTCGTCGTAGCGCTCCTGGGCCTTGTGGGGGCCTACGTTGCTGGCAGCTCCAGGGAGCGTGACAATACCGCCTACGTCATTGGCCTCGGCATCGCGGTTCTTGCATGCATCCTCCTGCAGCTGTCTTTAAAGATTGAAATGAGGCAAGCAAAAGCGATCCGAGCACTGTTTGATGCCGCTAAAGAACGCATACAACGGCTATTCGTCGACGACCACAGCAG CAGGCGTGGCACACAAGACGCCCAAGAAGAAACGAGAACGACATCATTAGTGACGGCCAAGTCCCGTGAGCTTGTAATGCTGTTGGCAACTCTTGCCGCCAGCATCACGTACCAGGCCGGACTAGATCCACCGGGTGGCCTCTGGCAAGACGACCGACACGGGCACAAGACCGGCGAGTCGGTGCTCCTCACAACGCACCCTGGACGCTACATGGTGTTCTTCTACAGCAACTCGGCAGCTTTCGTGGCGTCCTTGGTCGTCATCATGATGGTCCAAAGTACGTTCCTGCTCCAGCGCCACACGCTGGAGGCAGCCTTGATACTGGACCTGTTCGGCCTCATATGCGCGTACGCCGCAGGGAGCTGCAGGGACGTAAGCACCTCCGTCTATGTCGTCGCCCTGGCAGGTGTCGTCCTCGTCTACGTGGTCATCCACATCATCTTCTTCACACTGGACCAAAAAGCAGACAACGACAAGCCTGAAGAAATGAACAACAAGCGTgaagtgctgctgctgcttgcaatcctagtggcGACACTGACCTACCAGGCTGGGCTGACGCCGCCTGGAGGCTTCTGGCCAGCAACCTTCGCCGACAAGTCCGGCCGCCACCACGCGGGCTACCCGGTCCTCCATGACACCTACCCTAAGCGTTACAACGCTTTCTTCTACTGCAACGCGGCGAGCTTCATGACATCTGTAGCCCTCATCCTGCTGCTGGTGAACCCGGCCCTGTACAAGGTTGGCATACGATGCTATGCGCTCTACGTGTGCATGGTGGCGGGCATGTTTGGCCTCGTGGGTGCCTACACCGCCGGGAGCTCCCGGCGTCTGCGCACCTCCATCTATGTCCTGGTGCTGGCTATTGGGCTTTTCGTGTTTGTCACCGTGCAGGTATTCATTTACTGGAGGAGATGGAAGTGCAGACGCCGAGAAGTAGATGTGCAAATCTGTGGCGACAGATCTAGAGATCATCATCAACAACGACCTTATACTTCTACTAGTGGAGAGGGAGGAGGCACTGGAACCAGCAGCACCGACGACAAGCAAAAGAGCCTGCGTGAGTACTTGATGCTGCTGGGAATCCTCGCTGCAAGTGTAACATACCAGACAGGCCTGAAACCGCCGGGTGGACTATGTGTTGGAGCCTGA